One genomic region from Panthera tigris isolate Pti1 chromosome D1, P.tigris_Pti1_mat1.1, whole genome shotgun sequence encodes:
- the FAM111A gene encoding serine protease FAM111A encodes MSPTKRRSQKIAFDEKRNMKIDHYFHQVNKEQESHSSISPMKRGSKKGPKDITNIQALGPKDQTVPPNKTIYITLAVNPRKLKLTHSEEKSFYAALNTLKAVKEEIETQQGKEMLAVGKEGIEGYINLGMPLSCFPESCHVQITFVRSRSKQKEGNQVFGRHEKASADCVKFYIHAIGKRKKRIVKRRQLHKEGCKLCVYAFRGETIKDALCKDGRFLSFLEKEDWRLIRNLDSILESTQTVDDLEGKLFEVEVEKGMSSRAVAAQKSESEKGNTSVLREEIVDQYPSLKRESEKIRENFKKEMKSKKSKTSLFKLLKVKFGKMTRNSTPIRVHNFLSLVGNSVGYLSWDNNGNKGCATCYVFKELFIFTCRHVVSDFMGEGIEPSKWADMIGQCARVTFRYNSFPEKDENCFFLEPWFEISDATLDYAVLKLKANGQQVPLGLYSRIARAPPTGLIYIIGHPNGEEKSSDACTVISQGQRKKKYEEYLQAGKGEGCNYGMQYIHMCTRKTFEEIAHSPDVITYDTSFYFGASGSPVLDSEGSLVAMHTAGFTCDNEIGLSSHVIEFGSTLESILLDIKEKHRQWYTEVCISPQDVEMVSDED; translated from the exons ATGAGCCCTACAAAGCGCAGATCACAGAAGATCGCATTTGATGAAAAGCGTAATATGAAAATTGATCACTATTTTCATCAG gtcAATAAAGAACAAGAGAGTCATTCCAGTATTTCTCCAATGAAGAGGGGCTCTAAAAAAGGTCCAAAAGATATAACTAACATCCAGGCACTAGGACCCAAAGACCAGACTGTGCCCCCCAACAAGACAATTTACATTACCTTGGCTGTAAACCCCAGGAAACTAAAGCTCACACATAGTGAAGAGAAGAGCTTCTATGCGGCCCTCAACACTCTCAAGGCTGTCAAGGAGGAGATAGAAACTCAGCAGGGCAAAGAAATGCTGGCGGTTGGCAAAGAAGGAATTGAAGGGTACATAAATCTTGGAATGCCCCTCAGTTGTTTCCCCGAGAGCTGCCATGTACAAATCACATTTGTCCGAAGTAGAAGTAAGCAGAAAGAAGGGAACCAGGTATTTGGCCGGCATGAAAAGGCATCCGCTGACTGTGTCAAATTTTATATTCACGCAAtcgggaagagaaagaaaaggatcgTCAAACGCAGGCAGCTTCACAAAGAAGGGTGCAAACTCTGCGTCTATGCTTTCAGAGGAGAAACCATCAAGGATGCTCTGTGCAAGGACGGCAGGTTTCTCTCCTTTCTGGAGAAAGAGGATTGGAGGCTCATCAGAAACCTGGACTCCATTCTAGAAAGCACACAGACCGTGGACGACCTGGAAGGCAAGCTCTTTGAGGTTGAGGTAGAGAAAGGAATGAGCTCCAGGGCAGTAGCCGCTCAAAAGTCGGaatcagagaaaggaaacaccAGTGTGCTGAGAGAAGAAATTGTGGATCAGTACCCCAGTTTGAAAAGAGAAAGcgaaaaaatcagagaaaacttcaagaaagaaatgaaaagtaaaaagagcAAAACCTcattatttaaattacttaaagtAAAGTTTGGGAAAATGACGAGAAACTCCACCCCGATCAGAGTGCAcaactttctttctcttgtcgGTAACTCAGTGGGGTACCTGTCATGGGACAACAATGGAAATAAGGGTTGTGCCACCTGCTATGTTTTCAAAGAGTTGTTCATTTTCACCTGTCGACACGTAGTAAGTGACTTTATGGGGGAAGGAATAGAGCCAAGTAAGTGGGCAGACATGATTGGTCAATGCGCAAGGGTGACATTTCGTTATAACAGCTTCCCTGAGAAAGATGAGAACTGCTTTTTCCTTGAACCGTGGTTTGAGATATCTGATGCCACCCTTGATTATGCTGTTCTGAAACTGAAGGCAAACGGACAACAAGTACCTTTGGGACTCTATAGTAGAATTGCTCGTGCACCACCTACCGGGTTGATATACATCATTGGCCATCCAAATGGAGAGGAAAAGTCTAGTGATGCTTGTACAGTGATCTCTCAGGGTCAGcgaaaaaagaaatatgaggaaTATCTTCAGGCTGGAAAGGGAGAGGGTTGCAATTATGGGATGCAATACATCCATATGTGCACTCGAAAAACCTTCGAGGAAATAGCTCACAGCCCTGATGTGATTACCTATGACACCTCTTTTTACTTTGGGGCTTCTGGCTCCCCAGTGCTTGATTCAGAAGGTTCATTGGTGGCCATGCATACTGCTGGCTTCACTTGTGATAACGAAATTGGGTTATCATCTCATGTCATTGAATTTGGCTCTACTCTGGAATCCATCCTCCTTGATATTAAGGAAAAACACAGACAGTGGTATACAGAAGTATGCATAAGTCCTCAAGATGTAGAAATGGTGAGCGATGAGGATTGA
- the LOC122231509 gene encoding basic proline-rich protein-like, whose product MASPGPRRPRRAACLPGPARRSSSASSWAAARGPRPRPPPRAPPPRAASAPAHGPLPSRASTGARAPGPPGFDRAPPPPPPPPPREAPAGARPEPRRPELGWRRREPRALAPVAPRALRAAGWELAARSRSERHAGLPSPRAPPCPPSGRADAVAAAARAPPPCGSAQSPPEWSAPPERGAKANARPRGFPASPGAPKRPAMTRPRDRSCRAPPLCSLPPRNGMVFLSAFNSARSGSAAPAPRHAVSPARARTHTHTLAHTRAPAPPRPPCSGSYYLIFARILSCPSRMRSHAPGGPGPGGGRPRLTRPLLARGDACGSVATHGRSPLTSAPETRCKGLQRFGG is encoded by the exons ATGGCGAGCCCCGGGCCGCGGCGGCCGCGCCGCGCCGCCTGCCTCCCGGGCCCCGCGCGCCGGTCCTCCTCCGCTTCCTCCTGGGCCGCCGCCCGCGGGCCTcggccgcgccccccgccccgcgccccgccgcccCGGGCAGCCTCAGCTCCGGCCCATGGGCCGCTCCCCAGCCGCGCATCCACCGGGGCCCGGGCACCCGGGCCGCCCGGCTTCGaccgcgcgccgccgccgccgccgcc GCCCCCGCCTCGCGAAGCCCCGGCGGGCGCGCGGCCGGAGCCCCGGCGGCCCGAGCTGGGCTGGCGGCGACGCGAGCCCCGGGCCCTCGCACCAGTTGCGCCTCGGGCTCTGCGGGCGGCGGGGTGGGAGCTCGCCGCGCGCTCGCGCTCGGAAAGGCACGCCGGGCTCCCCTCCCCGcgcgcccctccctgcccaccctccgGCCGCGCGGACGCGGTGGCCGCCGCGGCGAGAGCTCCCCCTCCCTGCGGCTCTGCTCAGTCGCCTCCAGAATGGAGCGCCCCTCCCGAGCGGGGCGCTAAGGCAAACGCGCGCCCGCGGGGGTTTCCCGCgtccccaggcgccccaaagcggCCGGCCATGACGCGGCCCCGGGACCGCAGCTGTCGCGCGCCGCCGCTTTGCAGCCTCCCTCCCAGAAACGGAATGGTCTTTCTCTCCGCGTTCAATTCAGCGCGATCGGGGTCCGCAGCGCCAGCGCCGAGACACGCGGTGTCTCCGGCTCGCGCAcgcactcacactcacacactcgcacacactcGCGCGCCCGCACCCCCACGCCCTCCTTGCTCCGGCTCCTATTACCTCATCTTCGCCCGCATCCTCAGCTGTCCGTCAAGGATGCGGAGCCACGCCCCCGGCGGCCCGGGCCCCGGAGGGGGGCGCCCGCGGCTCACACGCCCCCTGCTGGCCCGGGGCGACGCGTGCGGGTCAGTGGCCACGCACGGCCGCTCGCCTCTAACCTCTGCTCCTGAGACCCGGTGCAAAGGGTTGCAGCGATTTGGAGGGTGA